In Cicer arietinum cultivar CDC Frontier isolate Library 1 chromosome 1, Cicar.CDCFrontier_v2.0, whole genome shotgun sequence, one DNA window encodes the following:
- the LOC140920623 gene encoding uncharacterized protein translates to MLQGEAENWWKGAKAYMISADKYIPMSIRKQKEFEFAHLQQGDMFVADYVAKFEELARFCAQAEYAPNDRWKINQFEWGLNPEIKSNLAQLEITSYATLVHKSYIVEESLRSLKENRQLKWQQRRDTPKSNQQLKILGHMSQDCPQRKMKGLANSNGPPTGIVYTLNAKKAKGNNDLIAGASHSFIFTKCVLRLGLKLTEITPPMVVSTTTENSVETSYVCKGCHLIVSDRVYPIDLFCLPLKGMDAILGMDWLSANLVLVDCEENILYFRPAILSRNETDSILLPSVSNLLQCLCSGGQGFLLTSSSDSGPKLDVATIPVGNEFLDVFPEDVVCLPPEREIEFSIDLVPGANPIFITPYRMSPLELKELKSQLEDLLTKGFVRPSVSPWGAPVLLVKKKDGGMRLCIYYMQLNKILRDKKLFAKLSKCEFWLSEVKFLGHVISHGGVTVDPSKVETVLNWTQPKNVTEVRSFLGMAGYYRRFIRKFSQIALPLTRLTRKGNPFVWDEDCEKSFQELKTRLTTAPILNRKVVAYASRQLRPHEENYPTHDLELAAVVFALKIWRHYLYGAKFEVFSDHKSLKYLFDQKELNMRQRRWMEFLKDYDFELKYHPGKANVVADALSRKSLHVAYMMVNEMSLLEDFRNLNLNMIPLDEGILLCPTEISYNLRDRIREAQEYDEELQSKITQPDFSMTSDGSSYLEEELVYLMLKT, encoded by the exons ATGCTACAAGGAGAAGCTGAGAATTGGTGGAAGGGTGCAAAGGCATACATGATAAGTGCGG ATAAATATATTCCCATGAgtataagaaaacaaaaggaaTTTGAATTTGCACACCTTCAACAAGGAGACATGTTCGTTGCTGATTATGTGGCAAAGTTCGAGGAACTAGCAAGGTTTTGTGCCCAAGCAGAGTACGCCCCAAATGATCGATGGAAGATAAATCAGTTCGAGTGGGGTTTGAATCCAGAGATTAAAAGTAATTTGGCCCAACTAGAGATAACTTCTTATGCCACTTTGGTTCATAAAAGTTACATTGTAGAAGAAAGTCTACGAAGTTTAAAGGAGAACAGACAACTCAAGTGGCAACAAAGGAGGGATACGCCAAAGAGTAATCAACAATTGAAG ATACTGGGACACATGAGTCAAGATTGTCCACAAAGGAAGATGAAAGGGCTAGCCAACTCAAATGGCCCACCCACTGGAATAGTCTACACTCTTAATGCTAAGAAGGCTAAGGGAAACAACGACTTGATTGCCG GTGCTTCTCATTCCTTTATATTCACTAAGTGTGTTTTACGATTGGGTCTCAAATTAACTGAAATTACACCTCCCATGGTTGTCTCTACAACGACTGAGAATAGTGTCGAAACCTCTTATGTTTGTAAGGGTTGTCATCTCATTGTATCTGATAGAGTCTatccaattgatttgttttgtCTACCTTTGAAAGGAATGGATGCCATCTTAGGAATGGATTGGCTTTCAGCTAATCTTGTACTTGTAGATtgtgaagaaaatattttgtattttcgtCCTGCTATATTAAGTAGAAATGAAACTGATTCCATTCTACTTCCTAGTGTGTCTAACCTCTTACAATGCCTATGTAGTGGGGGTCAAGGTTTTCTACTAACATCATCTTCAGATTCGGGACCTAAACTTGATGTCGCTACAATTCCAGTTGGGAATGAATTTTTAGATGTCTTCCCAGAAGATGTAGTATGCCTACCTCCAGAGAGGGAGATAGAGTTCTCCATAGACCTAGTCCCTGGTGCTAATCCAATTTTCATTACTCCTTATAGAATGTCACCTCTAGagttaaaagaactaaaatctcAATTAGAAGATCTCTTGACTAAGGGTTTTGTAAGGCCGAGTGTCTCtccatggggtgctccagttttgtTAGTTAAGAAGAAAGATGGAGGAATGAGACTTTGCATATATTATATGCAACTCAACAAA ATCCTCAGAGATAAGAAATTGTTCGCGAAATTAAGCAAGTGTGAGTTTTGGTTAAGTGAAGTAAAGTTCTTGGGTCATGTGATTTCTCATGGAGGTGTAACTGTTGACCCTTCTAAGGTCGAAACTGTTTTGAATTGGACTCAACCTAAGAATGTTACGGAAGTTAGAAGCTTCCTAGGGATGGCTGGTTATTATCGTAGGTTTATTAGGAAATTTTCCCAAATAGCTTTACCTTTAACCCGTCTCACTCGAAAGGGTAACCCTTTTGTATGGGATGAGGATTGTGAGAAGAGTTTTCAAGAGTTGAAAACTCGCTTAACCACTGCACCTATCCTT AACCGTAAAGTTGTAGCGTATGCCTCTAGACAACTAAGACCCCATGAGGAAAACTACCCTACCCATGACCTTGAGTTAGCAGCCGTAGTTTTTGCCTTGAAGATATGGAGACATTATTTATACGGAGCTAAATTTGAAGTTTTTAGTGACCATAAGAGCCTGAAATACTTGTTTGACcaaaaggaattgaacatgaggCAGAGAAGGTGGATGGAGTTTTTGAAAGACTATGATTTTGAGTTAAAGTATCATCCAGGTAAAGCAAATGTGGTCGCTGATGCCTTAAGTCGAAAATCACTCCATGTAGCCTACATGATGGTTAATGAGATGAGCTTATTAGAAGACTTTAGAAACCTTAACCTAAACATGATACCATTAGATGAAGGAATCCTATTATGCCCTACAGAAATCTCTTATAATCTCCGTGATAGGATTAGGGAAGCTCAAGAGTATGATGAAGAGTTACAGTCTAAGATAACTCAACCAGACTTTTCCATGACTTCAGATGGATCGTCATATTTAGAGGAAGAATTGGTGTACCTAATGCTGAAAACTTGA